From the genome of Fibrobacter sp. UWH6:
GGGAGGAGGTCCTTCATGGTGGAGATCTTCTTGTCGTAAAGGAGGATGTAAGGAGCTTCGAGGGCTGCTTCCATGCTGTCAGTGTTGGTGACGAAGTAGGGAGACAGGTAACCGCGATCGAACTGCATACCTTCGACGACGTCGAGGATGGTTTCTGCAGTCTTGGATTCTTCGATGGTGATAACGCCGTCGTTACCGACCTTTTCCATAGCGTTGGCCAGGAGGTCGCCGATTTCCGGATCGTTGTTAGCGGAAATGGTAGCAACCTGAGCGATGTGTTCCTTGCCGTTGATCTTCACAGCCATCTTGCCGATTTCTTCGATGACAGCGTCAACTGCAGCGTCCATACCGCGCTTGATGTCCATGGGGTTTGCGCCTGCGGCAACGTTCTTGAGGCCTTCGCGAGTGATTGCCTGAGCGAGAACGGTTGCGGTGGTGGTGCCGTCGCCAGCGGTGTCAGAAGTCTTGTTTGCTACTTCCTTGGCCATCTGTGCGCCCAGGTTTTCGTAAGCGTCTTCCAGTTCAACTTCCTTAGCGACGGAAACGCCGTCCTTGGTGACGTTGGGTGCGCCAAATGCCTTGGCGATCATGACGTTACGACCCTTGGGGCCGAGAGTAACCTTAACTGCGTTTGCCAGCTTATCGACGCCGTTCATGAGGGATTCACGGGCAGCCACATCAAACTTCAACTGTTTTGCCATTTTTCTTTTTCCTTATTTAAAATTCTTGGGATGGGGTCGTGCCTGCGGCACTTTGGGGCTTGAGGTCGGCGCTTCGCGCCTGGAGGTTTATGATTGCGGCTTATAGCCTTTTAACCTCAAAGCATTCCGCAGGAATGCGCCCTCATACCTCAGAGCGAAGCGACCTCGCTTCTATTAAAGAGTTGCGAAGATGTCGGATTCCTTGATGATCAGGTAGTTTTCGCCTTCGACGGAGATTTCGGTGCCGCTGTACTTGCCGTAGATAACCACGTCGCCAACCTTGACTTCCATAGCAACGGTTTCGCCGTTTTCAGTCTTGCGGCCCGGGCCTACTGCCACGACCTTACCCTGCATGGGCTTTTCCTTGGCGTTATCCGGGATGAAGAGGCCGGAGGAGGTCTTCTGTTCGGCTTCAGCCGGCTTTACAACGATGCGATCTGCTAAAGGCTTGATCATTTTTCTGTCCTTTGTTGCGGGCTCCACGTTCGGGAAACCCTATTGTTTAAACTGTTGGCCTTGGGGGCCTTTTTTTGTTTCGCCCAAATTTAGCAATTTTTGTGCCAATGCCGTAAATGGGGGCTGCAGCCCTTATATATGGAGTAAATGTTCACTTTTGAAACAAAAGGCTGTTTAATTCTGAAACAAAAAAAGAGCCGGGGTACCGACTCCTTTTCGCCGCGATTCACGGCCTGCTTCGATTCACGGGTTGCCCGCGACTCTCGGCTTGTAATTACTTGATGGTGCTGGTCAGGCGGAATGCCAGGCCCACGTCGCTCACTTCGTCTTCGCTGTAGACGCTGAACTGGAGCTTGGACTTGCCGATGTTCTTCACGAGAGCCACGGTCCATGCCAGGTCATCCATCTTGTTGTCCTTGGCGAAGTGGATCTTTTCTTCGCGGTCCTTGATGTATTCCATTTCGAACATCAGGTTGCTGAGGATGCCGAAGGTGGGAATTTCAACGCCGGCGTAGAAGGGCTGGACGTAGTCACCCTGGGTGAAGTACTTGGATTCCGGAGCGATGTAGTTTTCGACGGCGGTATTGATGTCCTGGTCTTCGGTGTAGAGGCAGGCGTATTCACCGTAGAGGCGGAGGTTGGGTGCGAAGGTGTAGCTGGCGTATGCTGCAACACGGTGGGTGATGGCGGCGGTGTTCTGGACCACGTCGATGAGGTTAGAACGGTAAGCGACCTTCATTTCAAGGGGGAAGGTGAACTTCATGTCGTCTTCGACACGAATGTAGCCCTGGTTGGCGGTGCCGTTCTTGGTGGCGACCATGGCGTTCAACTGGTTCAGGCCGTGCTTCCAGCCCAGTTCAACAGCGTTGTGGCTGTAATCGCGCATCCAGAGGCCGCGCTTGGTCAGGTCCTTGTCGATATAGGTACCGAAGTTGGTGGACTGAGACCAGTCAGTCTTCCAGCGACCGATCTTCAGGTTGACGTTGTCGTTGGCGGTGGGAGCCCACTTATAGTTTACCCAGTAGAGGTCTGCCAGGATCTTGTCGTAGTTGGAGGCCTTTTCGCCGTTGGAGAGCTTGTTGCCGAATTCCGGAGCGAAGATGCGGAGCATGATCAAACCGTCAAGGCTTTCGCTCTTGTACTGGCCGCCGATGTTGGCGCGGATCCAGCCGGAGCTGAAGTTGTTGTCTTCGTCGGCGATGGACTTGGTGACCTGGGTCTGGACGTTGCCCTTGAGACTCATGTTGTCGGTGGCGTCGGCGGCGAATGCTGCGGTGCTTGCGGCAAGGCTCATGACGAGGGCTGCTGCGATCTTGTTGAACTTCATAAGAACTCCTATAATAAGGCGAAAAATTTTCGATGGTAAAATTAGCTTTTACAATAACATTTGCAAGGGTTCAAGCCTAGTTCTTGCCTCAAGAATTAATTAAATTTGGGTCGCAAAATGGAATTGCATACATTTAAAGGGATGTGCTATGAATAGGAAGTTTTTTGCTCTTGCGATGTCCGTTCTGGTTGGCTTTGGTGCCGCTTTTGCCAGGGACCTTGTTCCCAACAAGACTCACGCTGTCTTGAACGTGACCTACACCAATTACGACGATGTTCCCCAGTCTCACAAGAAGCTGACTTTCGTCGGTCAGAACAATCCCAAGAACAAGCTTGTCATTACCACTGACCAGTATGGCGAAGCCAGCTTCCACATTCCCCGCGAAGAAACTTACACCATCCTTTGTGAAAGTTTGACCGGCCCCTTCGAATGCGGTAATACCCCTTATGTTTCCAAGACCGCAAGCTCCGGCGGCATCACCGTTACCTTCGACGATACCCGTGCCGAACTGACTGGCGTCACCTTCAAGGCTGGCAGTGCCGAACTGGTGCCCACATCTCTCAAGACTCTGGACGCAGCCATTGCAGGCCTGAAGCGCAACCCCAAGGCCCTCGTGGAAATCCAGGGCCATACCAGTTCCGAAGGCAGCGACGAACTGAACGATCGCCTGAGCCAGGAACGCGCCTACAGCGTCAAGGATTACATGGTGAGCAAGGGTATTTCCGAAGGTCGCCTCAAGGCTAACGGTTATGGTTCCAGCCAGCCCAAGGCCGACAACTCCACCGAAGCAGGTCGCAAGGCCAACCGCCGTATCGAACTGGTGGTTCTTTCGGAAGAATAATTTCCAAGAATTATTTTTGACTTCGGGTCAGAACGTCTAACCATTAAAAAAGGACTTCCTTATGGGAAGTCCTTCGTCTTTTTATAAGCTGTTTTATAGACTGCTTTTTAAACCAGGCTGATTCCGTCTTCGCTGATGTAAATCTTGCCATCGCGGAAGAGGGTGCCCAGAAGCTTCTTGAAAGTCTTCTTGGACATGCCGAATTCCTGGCGGATCACTTCGGGGTCGGTGTGGTCGCCGTAGGGGAGGCTGCCGCCCGCTTCTTCAAGCTTGCGGAGGATGGCTGCCGGGCTGTCGCTCTTCATAAGGCCCTTGTAGCCGATGGGGGAAAGGTTCAAGGTGATCTTTCCGTCGGCGGTAAAGCGCTGGATAAAGCCGGGCATGGTGTCGCCGATGTAGATACGTTCCATGCCGGGAGTGAGCATGAGGCGGCCGGTGTAGCGGTAATCCACCAGGAAGTCTACGTGGTCCTTGGTGACTTCGTAGGCGGCCAGCTGGACGCGCTGACCCACATGAAGTTCGCTGGTGTCCGGATCCAGGAAGCTCTTGATTTTTTCGGTGGCCACGATTCGGTTACTCTTGTCGTCAACAAGAATGAACACCACGCAACGGTCGCCACGCTGCAGTTCGCCCAGCTGCTGCTTGAAGGGGAGGAACAGGTCCTTGTTCAGACCCCAGTCCAGGAAGGCGCCGAAACGGTTTACGTCCTTGACGTCAAGCACGGCGAATTCACCTACCTGGGCGTAGGGCTTTTCCAAAGTGGCGATGGGGCGGTCTTCACTGTCGGTGTACACGAACACGTCCAGGATTTCGCCTTCTTCAAGAGTGAATTTTTCGCGGTTGCCGGGGAGCAGCACGCGGTCGCCGCTTTCCAGTTCCAGGTAGTAGCCCTGGGGGGTAATTTCTTCTACGCGGGCACGGTTATATCTTCCGAGATCCATAAAAAAGCCTTTCCGTTCAGTTTTATTTGTTGCAACTGTGATATTTCACAGCCGACTTCTACAAAATATAGTATATTTGGCGCCCCCTTCCTAGATGAGGTGGGGGAGTGTTAGGTGGTAAAAACAAATGGAACTTAGAATAGCTCAAGAAAGAATGTCGGCGCAGAATCGTGTGCGCACCGCAAAGCCTGCGGTGGAAACCATCGGCCTGCAGACTTTTATCGAAGACGATTTTGTCTGCTCCGAAAAGCATCGCGCCTTTTTCAAGATGCATATTGGCAAGGCATTCTCTTTCAACGTGCAGTTCCAGAACTGGCTGAAGTCCAATGCGGGCCGCACCTACCAGGAAGCCATCTGCGCCTACGAACGCATCCTGAAAGAAAAGAAAGATCACAAGTCTCCTGTAGGAAACCTGCAGGAATACAACGCCTACATCCGCGACTTCTTTGCCGACAACAAGGGCCGTTCCCTGGAAGATGCCGTCTGTTGCTGGAAATACAAGAAGTCTTTAATCGGACATAACCGTTACGAAAAGACGGACCTGGTGGCGCTAAAAAAGTAAATCCGACGGATATACCCAACTTGGAAAACTTTGTCTTCGTCTCTTTGAATTTTTCACTAAAGACTTCTCCCAAGAGCATCATGCGTTTAATTCATAAATCATGACTCTCCAATCATAGGAAATTGCATTCTTCAGATAATTCAGGTAAACAAAATTTTTCTACAAAAAACTGAGTCATCAGGAATTTTCCTGCGTGTTAATAGTATGCAGAACTTTTAACGTGGAGGAAAAATGGACTGCAAAAAGAAGAAATACAAGCCTCTAGAAGAACTCACCATTCGCGACAATTTCATGTTTGTGAAAGTTTTCAGCGACGAGGCGATTGCAAAGCCTTTCCTAAAGGCTCTTCTGAAAATTGAGATCGAACGCGTAAGTGTCGTCGGCGAGGCCCACCAGCAGGCCGACCCGAACAAGAAATACATCCGCTTCGACGTTTTGGTCAAGGAGGAGTGCAATGGAATTGGTCGCACTTTCGATCTGGAGATGCAGATGGTCGATACCAAGGAATTGCCGTTGAGAGCTCGATACTACCAGGGAATTAGCGATACTGAAACCATGGGAAACACTCACAAGTACAAGGAACTCAAGGAACAATACATTATTTTTCTGTGCCCTACGGACATCTTCGGACAGGAACGTCCCATCTACGAATTCGAAAATCGTGAGAAGAACGATCCTAGCTTGACTTTGGGCGATCTCACCTACAAATATTTTTGTAATTTTAGCAGGTACGGCGCTGTAACCGATGAATCCGTTCGCGACTACCTCAAGTATTTCGCAACCGACGAAGCCTCATCTGCAGCAACGAAAGCCATCAGCGACAAGGTGGATTTCTACCACAAGGACCCTAAGACAAGGAGCGACTACATGACGTTTAAAGACATGCTTGAAGACGAACGTGAAGAGGGTCGTGAAGAGGGTCGTGAGGAGGGCCGTGCCGAGGCCTGCAAGGAACTTGCCAAGGGCTTTCGTGATGCGGGAATTTCATTAGAAGTTATCGCCAAACAAACAGGCCTTACCCCCGAAGAGATAAAAGCCCTGTAATATAAATTCTTAAAAAGCGTAAAAGGTCGCACCAATAATGGCGCGACCCTTTGTTTTAAATTATTTTAAGAAAAATTTTCGCTTTACCCATCTAAACTCTCTTTAAAATCAAGAGGAATGGTTTCTGAAAATTAGAATCCCTTGATTACCAGAAGGCTTCCGATGCCGATGGCGAGCCACAGGATCACGCCCTGGATAAAGGGCTTGGGACCGCACTTCTGGAGAGCAGCCTTGGAGAGGCCTGTACCAATAAGGAACAAAGTAACGGCAAAGCCACGCTTGGCGATGGCGACGATGGTGGTGCCGACTGCTGCAGGAACGCCGATGGCCGGGAACAGGTAGGTGTTAATGACCATGGCGATGGCGAACAGGAAGATGAACCAGGGGACCACATTCAGCTTGCCCTTGCCGGCGTTCTTGCGGAAGAACAGCATGGTAACAAGAGCCAGGGGCAAAATCCAGAGAGCGCGGGTGCACTTGACCATGGCGGCCACCTGCAGGGATTCGTCGCTGTAGGCTGCTGCTGCACCCACCACGGAACTGGTGTCGTGGATGGCGATGGCAGCCCATTCGCCGAACTGCTGGTTATCGAGACCGAAGAAGTGGCCCAGGGGAGGGAAGATGAGGAGAGCCAAGGCGTTCAGCACGAAGATGGTGCCCAGGGACATGCTCATCTGCTTGTCGTCGGCGTCTACAACGGGAGCGACTGCCGCGATGGCGGAACCACCGCAAATAGCTGTACCGCTGCTGACCAGGTAAGAAGTCTTGGAATCCACCTTGATGATCTTGCCTACGACAAAACCCAGAACCATGACGGTGGCCACAGAGATGATGGTGAACATCATGCCGTCCTTACCGCTGGCGAGAGCCGCCTGCAGGTTCATGCCGAAGCCCAGGCCAACCACGCAACCCTGAAGCAGATACTTCTGGGTCTTCTTGGCGAACTTGGGGAAGGCTGGACCGCCAAAAACAAAGGCGTAGACGATACCTGCCATGAGGGCCATCCAGGATGCTACGCAGGGGCAGCAGGCTGCAAGAATTAATGCGACAAAGGCGATTTTTGCGATTTTTTCTTTCATGTTTTCCTCTTGATGGATTCGTTAATCCGTAGGGAGTACTCTGTTTTTTCTAATAAAAGCCAGTGTTTCTTTTTCGCCCTTTTCCGCAAGCATGGTCAAGAGGTACAGAAGTTTCTTGTAGGTGTTCTCTTCCATCTTTTCGCGGGCAGTACTCTTGGTCAAGTACATCAGGGGTGCGGTGCGGTCGTAATCCTTGCCGCCGTAGGTCTTGGAGGCGGCCACGCGGTCGCAGAACATTTCCTTGATGTAACGGTCGGGCATCGGCATGGGCACGATTTTCTTCGTTGCCATTTCGTAGTCGTACCAGAATTCAAAATGATGCTTGTTTCTGCCCTTGTGATGCATCCAGGCCAGGC
Proteins encoded in this window:
- a CDS encoding DUF6434 domain-containing protein, translated to MELRIAQERMSAQNRVRTAKPAVETIGLQTFIEDDFVCSEKHRAFFKMHIGKAFSFNVQFQNWLKSNAGRTYQEAICAYERILKEKKDHKSPVGNLQEYNAYIRDFFADNKGRSLEDAVCCWKYKKSLIGHNRYEKTDLVALKK
- the groES gene encoding co-chaperone GroES, coding for MIKPLADRIVVKPAEAEQKTSSGLFIPDNAKEKPMQGKVVAVGPGRKTENGETVAMEVKVGDVVIYGKYSGTEISVEGENYLIIKESDIFATL
- a CDS encoding YeiH family protein, which codes for MKEKIAKIAFVALILAACCPCVASWMALMAGIVYAFVFGGPAFPKFAKKTQKYLLQGCVVGLGFGMNLQAALASGKDGMMFTIISVATVMVLGFVVGKIIKVDSKTSYLVSSGTAICGGSAIAAVAPVVDADDKQMSMSLGTIFVLNALALLIFPPLGHFFGLDNQQFGEWAAIAIHDTSSVVGAAAAYSDESLQVAAMVKCTRALWILPLALVTMLFFRKNAGKGKLNVVPWFIFLFAIAMVINTYLFPAIGVPAAVGTTIVAIAKRGFAVTLFLIGTGLSKAALQKCGPKPFIQGVILWLAIGIGSLLVIKGF
- a CDS encoding Rpn family recombination-promoting nuclease/putative transposase, with the protein product MDCKKKKYKPLEELTIRDNFMFVKVFSDEAIAKPFLKALLKIEIERVSVVGEAHQQADPNKKYIRFDVLVKEECNGIGRTFDLEMQMVDTKELPLRARYYQGISDTETMGNTHKYKELKEQYIIFLCPTDIFGQERPIYEFENREKNDPSLTLGDLTYKYFCNFSRYGAVTDESVRDYLKYFATDEASSAATKAISDKVDFYHKDPKTRSDYMTFKDMLEDEREEGREEGREEGRAEACKELAKGFRDAGISLEVIAKQTGLTPEEIKAL
- a CDS encoding OmpA family protein, producing the protein MNRKFFALAMSVLVGFGAAFARDLVPNKTHAVLNVTYTNYDDVPQSHKKLTFVGQNNPKNKLVITTDQYGEASFHIPREETYTILCESLTGPFECGNTPYVSKTASSGGITVTFDDTRAELTGVTFKAGSAELVPTSLKTLDAAIAGLKRNPKALVEIQGHTSSEGSDELNDRLSQERAYSVKDYMVSKGISEGRLKANGYGSSQPKADNSTEAGRKANRRIELVVLSEE
- a CDS encoding S1 RNA-binding domain-containing protein — translated: MDLGRYNRARVEEITPQGYYLELESGDRVLLPGNREKFTLEEGEILDVFVYTDSEDRPIATLEKPYAQVGEFAVLDVKDVNRFGAFLDWGLNKDLFLPFKQQLGELQRGDRCVVFILVDDKSNRIVATEKIKSFLDPDTSELHVGQRVQLAAYEVTKDHVDFLVDYRYTGRLMLTPGMERIYIGDTMPGFIQRFTADGKITLNLSPIGYKGLMKSDSPAAILRKLEEAGGSLPYGDHTDPEVIRQEFGMSKKTFKKLLGTLFRDGKIYISEDGISLV
- a CDS encoding DUF5662 family protein, which gives rise to MFHPIRHFITITRHRNEVIRLCFKAGIGFQGLFHDLSKYSPTEFIPGCKYYTGKESPNNGERRDTGYSLAWMHHKGRNKHHFEFWYDYEMATKKIVPMPMPDRYIKEMFCDRVAASKTYGGKDYDRTAPLMYLTKSTAREKMEENTYKKLLYLLTMLAEKGEKETLAFIRKNRVLPTD